In Thermococcus sp., one genomic interval encodes:
- a CDS encoding recombinase family protein: MEHVTVYIYLRVSTDEQDIDSQMESVKSWLSAKGIDNFEIIKDEGVSGGIPAKKRPGFSKILEMAGEGDILVVSELTRLGRSLGDVILTLNELTEKGVRVVAVKEGLDSTADAMQFKIMTTLLALFADLEREFIRKRTQEGLRRAREKGKRLGRPPVLDEGKLVTVVELYRKGFSARKIAGILNVSPSTVSRALRKLREAGALSERRVVQIDRKKLKEVIGGEG; the protein is encoded by the coding sequence GTGGAGCACGTGACGGTGTACATCTACCTCCGTGTGAGTACAGACGAACAGGACATAGACAGTCAGATGGAGAGTGTAAAGAGCTGGCTTTCTGCGAAGGGGATTGACAATTTTGAGATTATCAAAGATGAGGGTGTTTCTGGTGGTATACCTGCCAAAAAACGACCAGGCTTCTCAAAAATACTGGAAATGGCAGGAGAAGGGGATATTCTTGTGGTTTCCGAGCTGACCCGGTTGGGACGTTCGCTCGGTGATGTCATACTGACCCTCAATGAACTGACGGAGAAAGGAGTCCGTGTTGTTGCCGTCAAGGAAGGATTGGATAGTACCGCTGACGCCATGCAGTTCAAGATAATGACGACTCTGCTGGCTCTTTTTGCTGATCTCGAGCGTGAGTTCATCCGGAAGAGGACACAGGAGGGCTTGAGGCGTGCGAGGGAGAAGGGCAAGCGCTTGGGAAGGCCACCCGTGTTGGACGAGGGAAAGCTGGTTACCGTGGTTGAACTGTACCGAAAGGGATTCTCCGCCCGCAAAATCGCTGGGATTCTCAATGTAAGTCCGAGTACAGTGAGTAGAGCCCTCAGAAAGCTCAGGGAGGCAGGGGCTTTGAGTGAGCGTAGGGTTGTCCAAATTGACAGGAAAAAGCTCAAGGAGGTGATAGGCGGTGAGGGATGA
- a CDS encoding helicase-related protein — MEGKIKPGYILKSTKWKEPFLVEIVNESGDTTMVGGHYLNSRKADLYILTKADLVEIEIITKPLDFKGDPEAVALAIEGERYHFASLYDPILAVSVSKIAPLPFQIDAVYNHILRNPEIRFLLADDPGAGKTIMAGLVIKELKLRGLAERILIVVPGHLVPQWKREMKEKFQEEFTIVNREIFRTTTDVWRREKQVIASIDFLKQEDILKSLENVDWDLVIVDEAHKMAAYRFGKKIYRTKRYKVGEVLSRNSTHMLFLTATPHKGDPENFRLLLDLLVPGLFSDKEILLEAIRRNENPIFLRRMKEDLVDFEGKKIFKPRYSHTVNFNLTDKEIRLYNDLSRYIHYQYTVLEGSRRSIVFPLVILQRRFASSTYALLQSLRRRKARLKEYLESGELETKGVQLDFEDLLELEDEEERERWKAELRLEGLPIVRKRKLIEAEIRTLDELIRMSEELIASEEETKLKTLRETLDFIAREHGEKEKILIFTEFKDTLEYLVNKLQEWGYTVTFIHGEMDMDTRLQREKDFREWAQVMVATEAAGEGINLQFCHLLINYDIPWNPNRLEQRIGRVHRYGQKYPVHIFNFVARNTREGMVLERLLHKIEEIRKALGDKVFDVIGELLDGENLYTLLSEVAVMLRDPDSVLREEEPKLQPEEIKKKAEELLGESLATKHIDLSRIMQLLEKAEENRLSPEYLELFFLKAMKRLNARIREKEPHVYSVERTPRVLREIAERKQYGTVERSYKAITFDKGISEKRDDVEFVSFGHPLFEALREWVQEEYLKELQRGAVFYDPKNRLHGTIWFFEGEVQDGFNKTAGKTLVAVYDDGESLEVIDPKIIWDLEPAKDSPEVEVEFSRRENAMIYAMKALEEYRDQLLKERKRQAEIKEKYGVKSLKKLIDDLDYKLAEYELLPPKEKKRYALTIRNLEERLNRYRKALEELPERIARETSLMVRPPVFIGAIYVLPRGEMGEDPAIEEIGMQVAMEYERRHGREPRDVSKENLGYDIYSEGNGEKRHIEVKARAHIGDVELTWNEYVTAKRLRDRYWLYVVAYAAERPTLYIIRDPAHTLKVVEKYEIRFKVPVEEWRKKGKKVEA; from the coding sequence ATGGAAGGGAAGATAAAACCAGGCTATATTCTCAAGAGCACGAAATGGAAGGAGCCTTTTCTCGTCGAGATCGTGAACGAAAGTGGAGATACCACCATGGTGGGAGGCCACTACCTGAACTCCCGCAAAGCCGACCTCTACATACTGACGAAAGCCGACCTTGTGGAGATTGAAATCATCACAAAACCCCTCGACTTCAAAGGAGACCCAGAAGCAGTTGCCCTCGCAATCGAGGGAGAGCGGTACCACTTTGCTTCGCTCTATGACCCAATACTTGCGGTCAGCGTCTCGAAAATAGCACCCCTCCCATTCCAGATCGACGCGGTCTACAATCACATCCTCCGGAACCCCGAGATACGCTTCCTCCTCGCGGACGATCCCGGTGCAGGAAAGACCATTATGGCGGGCCTCGTGATAAAAGAGCTCAAACTCAGAGGCCTCGCAGAGAGAATCCTCATAGTCGTTCCCGGCCATCTCGTACCCCAGTGGAAGAGGGAAATGAAAGAGAAGTTCCAGGAAGAGTTCACTATCGTCAACAGGGAGATTTTCCGGACGACAACCGACGTTTGGAGACGTGAAAAGCAGGTAATCGCCTCAATAGACTTCCTCAAGCAGGAAGACATCCTGAAGAGTCTTGAGAACGTGGATTGGGACCTCGTGATAGTGGACGAAGCCCACAAGATGGCCGCATACCGCTTCGGGAAGAAGATTTACCGCACAAAGAGGTACAAAGTAGGTGAAGTGCTCTCAAGGAACTCCACCCACATGCTCTTCCTCACGGCCACACCACACAAAGGAGACCCTGAAAACTTCCGCCTTCTCCTTGACCTCCTTGTCCCGGGCCTTTTCAGCGACAAAGAGATACTCCTTGAGGCAATAAGGAGAAACGAGAACCCCATATTCCTCAGACGCATGAAAGAAGACCTCGTGGACTTCGAAGGGAAGAAGATATTCAAGCCCCGGTACTCTCACACGGTGAACTTCAACCTCACGGACAAGGAGATCAGGCTCTACAACGACCTCTCCCGCTACATCCACTACCAGTATACCGTTCTCGAAGGGAGCAGGCGGAGCATAGTCTTCCCGCTCGTGATACTCCAGAGGAGGTTCGCATCGAGCACGTACGCACTTCTCCAGTCCCTCAGGCGTAGAAAAGCACGCCTCAAGGAGTACCTTGAGAGTGGGGAGCTTGAGACCAAGGGTGTTCAACTCGACTTTGAGGATCTCCTTGAGCTTGAAGACGAGGAAGAGAGGGAAAGGTGGAAGGCCGAGCTGAGGCTCGAAGGCCTTCCCATAGTGAGGAAGAGGAAGCTCATAGAGGCCGAGATAAGAACCCTTGACGAGCTCATAAGGATGAGCGAGGAGCTGATAGCATCGGAGGAAGAGACGAAGCTCAAGACGCTCAGAGAGACGCTGGACTTCATAGCGCGAGAGCACGGCGAGAAGGAGAAGATCCTCATCTTCACGGAGTTCAAGGACACCCTCGAGTACCTCGTGAACAAGCTCCAGGAGTGGGGCTACACTGTTACCTTCATTCACGGCGAGATGGACATGGATACAAGGCTCCAGCGTGAAAAGGACTTCAGGGAGTGGGCTCAGGTCATGGTGGCAACCGAGGCGGCCGGAGAGGGCATAAACCTCCAGTTCTGCCACCTGCTCATAAACTACGACATCCCATGGAACCCCAACAGGCTCGAACAGAGAATAGGAAGGGTACACCGCTACGGCCAGAAGTACCCGGTTCACATCTTCAACTTCGTGGCCAGAAACACGAGGGAAGGAATGGTACTCGAGAGACTCCTCCACAAGATAGAGGAGATAAGGAAAGCTCTCGGGGATAAGGTCTTCGACGTCATCGGAGAACTCCTCGATGGTGAGAACCTGTACACCCTCCTCTCAGAGGTCGCCGTCATGCTCAGAGATCCAGACAGCGTCCTGAGGGAGGAAGAGCCAAAGCTCCAGCCCGAGGAAATCAAAAAGAAGGCGGAAGAGCTCCTCGGGGAAAGCCTTGCGACGAAGCACATAGACCTGAGCAGGATAATGCAACTCCTCGAAAAGGCCGAAGAAAACCGGTTATCTCCGGAGTACCTCGAACTCTTCTTCCTCAAAGCCATGAAGCGCCTCAACGCCCGGATACGTGAGAAGGAGCCACACGTTTACTCAGTTGAAAGAACCCCCAGAGTCCTGAGGGAGATAGCGGAGAGGAAGCAGTACGGCACGGTGGAGCGTTCATACAAGGCCATAACCTTTGACAAGGGAATCTCTGAGAAGAGGGACGACGTGGAGTTCGTCTCGTTCGGGCATCCTCTCTTCGAAGCCCTCCGCGAGTGGGTACAGGAGGAGTACCTCAAAGAGCTCCAGCGCGGAGCGGTCTTCTACGACCCCAAGAACAGACTGCACGGTACCATCTGGTTCTTCGAGGGTGAAGTTCAGGACGGCTTCAATAAAACAGCCGGAAAGACGCTCGTTGCAGTCTATGACGATGGTGAGAGCCTTGAGGTTATAGACCCGAAGATAATCTGGGACCTCGAACCGGCCAAAGATTCTCCAGAGGTGGAGGTTGAGTTCAGCAGGAGAGAGAACGCGATGATCTACGCCATGAAGGCCCTCGAAGAGTACAGAGACCAGCTTCTCAAGGAGAGGAAGAGGCAGGCGGAGATAAAGGAAAAGTACGGAGTGAAGTCCCTCAAGAAGCTGATAGACGACCTCGACTACAAGCTGGCCGAGTACGAACTCCTCCCGCCCAAGGAGAAGAAGAGGTACGCACTCACCATAAGGAACCTTGAGGAGAGACTGAACCGTTACCGGAAGGCACTGGAGGAACTGCCGGAAAGGATTGCCAGGGAGACGAGCCTCATGGTGAGACCTCCCGTCTTCATCGGGGCCATCTACGTGCTCCCGAGGGGAGAAATGGGAGAGGATCCGGCGATAGAGGAGATAGGGATGCAGGTTGCCATGGAGTACGAGAGAAGACATGGAAGGGAACCGAGGGACGTCTCGAAGGAGAACCTCGGGTACGACATCTACTCCGAGGGCAACGGCGAGAAAAGGCACATAGAAGTAAAAGCAAGGGCACACATTGGAGACGTTGAGCTCACCTGGAACGAGTACGTTACTGCAAAGAGGCTCCGCGACAGGTACTGGCTCTACGTTGTGGCATATGCTGCCGAGAGACCGACCCTTTACATCATCCGCGACCCTGCCCACACGCTCAAGGTCGTGGAGAAGTACGAGATAAGGTTCAAAGTCCCGGTTGAAGAGTGGAGGAAGAAGGGTAAGAAGGTTGAAGCCTGA
- a CDS encoding Holliday junction resolvase-like protein, which yields MGMEAVVLSFLVLILIAMVLVLWLKNQELIKRTTELETKLKLSEETLRKEYEVKLQEWKQRAEKEIRKDAIYRSSSTILGRVGEQLAPLLMFSNYGINPKDVRFIGTPIDFIAFKGLEEGNPEEIVFIEVKSGKTKTLTKRERQIKELVESKKVRWITFHTQSEIQKLESTVPDETDQEENENE from the coding sequence ATGGGAATGGAGGCCGTTGTTTTATCGTTCTTGGTCTTGATTTTGATCGCCATGGTCTTGGTCTTGTGGTTGAAGAACCAGGAACTCATCAAGCGTACCACTGAACTCGAAACCAAACTGAAACTCTCGGAAGAAACCCTGAGGAAGGAGTATGAGGTAAAACTCCAGGAGTGGAAGCAGAGAGCAGAAAAAGAAATCAGGAAGGATGCAATATACCGCTCCTCATCGACAATCCTGGGGCGCGTTGGAGAGCAACTTGCTCCACTGCTGATGTTTTCCAACTACGGCATAAATCCGAAGGACGTACGGTTTATTGGAACCCCCATAGACTTTATAGCATTCAAGGGGCTTGAAGAGGGGAACCCGGAGGAGATCGTTTTTATCGAAGTGAAGAGTGGGAAAACCAAAACACTCACCAAACGAGAGAGGCAGATCAAAGAACTGGTTGAAAGCAAAAAGGTACGGTGGATAACGTTCCACACTCAAAGCGAGATTCAAAAGCTTGAGAGTACTGTTCCAGATGAAACAGATCAGGAGGAGAATGAAAATGAGTGA